The Rhodospirillaceae bacterium genomic interval CTTTACTTGTCATGGGTTAGCCGCCTTTTCCCTAAAGCCCGGTATCAGGATCCGCACCGATCATTAAATTGAGGTTCTGAACCGCCTGTCCCGATGCGCCTTTGCCCAGGTTATCGATCAGGCCCATAACCACGGCCTGTCCGGTTTCGGCGTTGCCAAAGACATGCAGGTGCAACTCGTTGGTGCCATTAAGTGCCTCCGGTTCAAGGCCGCTCATATCAGCGGTTTCGGCCAGTGGCCTGACCTTTACGAAACGCTGACCGGCGTAGTGATCTTCGAGGGCCGCGTGAATATCACCGACGCTGACATTTCCCGGCAAAGCCCAGAGCTGCAACGGCACCTGGACAATCATCCCCTGATGGAAATGACCAACGCTGGGAACAAACAGCGGCGGCCGATCGAGGCCGCTCCTTACTTTAATTTCCGGCACATGCTTGTGAGCCAGGCCAAGGCCGTAGACCCTGAACGGGGTATTGGCATAAGCGCCGTTTTCCGCATTCTCAAAATCGGCGATCATTTGCTTGCCGCCGCCGGAATATCCGGAAATGGCGTTGATCGTGACAGGATGACTGGCCGGAACAATACCTCCCGCGATCAGCGGGTGCAGGATCGACACCGATGAAATGGCGTAACAACCGGGGTTCGTCACCCGGCTTGCGGCGGCGATCTTTTCAGCCTGTCCGGGGCCGTATTCAGGCATACCGTAAACCCAGCCATCAGTAACACGGTGAGCCGAAGAGGCATCGATCACCCGCACATCCGAATTCTCGATCATCGCCACGGCCTCACGCGCCGCCTCGTCGGGCAGGCACAGGATGACGATATCGGCGGCATTCAGCATGTCGCCGCGCCTGCCCAAATCCTTACGC includes:
- the argC gene encoding N-acetyl-gamma-glutamyl-phosphate reductase; this encodes MSATVFIDGEVGTTGLQIRERLGNRADLSFLSLDENERKDLGRRGDMLNAADIVILCLPDEAAREAVAMIENSDVRVIDASSAHRVTDGWVYGMPEYGPGQAEKIAAASRVTNPGCYAISSVSILHPLIAGGIVPASHPVTINAISGYSGGGKQMIADFENAENGAYANTPFRVYGLGLAHKHVPEIKVRSGLDRPPLFVPSVGHFHQGMIVQVPLQLWALPGNVSVGDIHAALEDHYAGQRFVKVRPLAETADMSGLEPEALNGTNELHLHVFGNAETGQAVVMGLIDNLGKGASGQAVQNLNLMIGADPDTGL